The genomic window GAGGCAATCAGCGCCGATCGCATTGCTGGAAGATCAGCCGTTCGCCCGGGGGAGTGAATGTAGTTGCTGAGTTGTCCCAAGATTACATCTCCCACAGGGCTGTTCAGCAGGCGATCGAGCGTTACCAAGTTCACTGAAATCGGCTCAGTGAGAATTTGTCGCACCTGATCTGGCTTTTGCCCTGTCCTCCCCAGCAACCGATTGAGTCTACGAGGGGCTTCCCCGGTTTCTGCCAGAGCTGTGAGATCCTCTGTACGAATTGAGCCTTGGAAGATGCGATATTTCCACATCACTTGTCCGGCAGCAACCGTAGCAGGCTGATGTGCCAGAAGGGAAAGAAGCATTGCCGTCATCCCCAAAACCAAACTCGATCGCCGGCAGAATCCTTTTTGTTTCCCGTTCATGCGGTGCTCCTCGCTGGTTTGATGATGAGTACCCAATGCAATCAATTCCCCCTCCGGTCGTCCTGCTGCGTCAGGCGAGTTTCAGGTTTACGCCTTGGCTCGCTCTTCTAGTTTCTAACAATGAGCATTCAACACATAACCCAACTAGGACAGTAAATTACTCCCGCAGGGTTATCTCTGTTTGTGGACTAGTCTGATTGCCCTCAGTTGCTGTTGCTTGGACGCGATAGCGCAAGCCCGGAACTGGGATTTGTGGGGCAGGCACATTGACCTGGAACCGGCCGCTGCTGTCTGCTCTGACCTGCTGATCGACTACGGTTTCACCCCCAACGGGTACACCAAACACCGTTGCCCCTGCAACAACCCTGATCTGCACATTAGCATTGGGGCGGGTTTGACCGATGAGAGTAAAGCTTTGGCGTCCGACTCGTCCACCATTCTGGTAGTTGGTAAACCGAGGCTGGAGGTCTGCGATCGTTCCAGGTGTTCCCGGATTACCCCCTGGGTTGCCCCCTGGATTACCCCCTGGGTTGCCGCCGGGTGTGGAGTTAAAAGCAACGCCTTGAGCCGCTGCTGCATAGGTCGCTTGGGTTTGTCGCCGCAGACGAGCCAGCACAATCCCCTCAGCCACCCGATCGCTCGCTTGGACGGTGTAGGTTGCTCGATAGACCCCTGCGGTCGTTTCGGTTGCGGGTAATTCCCGAATGGTGCGTCCATCTTGAATGAGCAGGACAGAGGCTTGCCCCCCTGGTGTGCCGTTGAACGTAATATTCAGCGTTGCGCCCGTCGCCAGTGGAGTTTGTCCAGCGTTTGTTGTTACGGATGTAATTTGAATCGGCTGTGCTTGCTGGACGGTGAAAGACCAGCCGATCGATCGAAACTCGCCGTTTGTGTTGCGGTATTCCACCCGTACCTGATTCACCCCTGCTGTCAGAGGTTGGGTGGGGCGATAGGTAAAGAAATTGGGTGTAATCGTGCTTTGGCTGGTAATGTCTTGCCCATTCAAAGATATTCGAACGGATGATACATCAACGGTTGCGGCGTTGGCAGTCTCAAACTGCCCTGAAATTGAAGTACTGGGCGAAACATTGGTGCTGTTGCTGGCAGGCGTAACGCTCACGACTCGCTGCGCCAAGGCAGGCTGAACGATCGCTGGTGTAGAAAGCAGCACCCCGGTTGTGGTCAATCCGATTAAGAAGGATCGGGAAGTCATAGATACTTTTGCAACAGAAGTTTCAGATTGTCTTTTGTGGTTGGGGGAACCTTATCGAGCGGCGTAATAATTGCGTATTTCAGTGCTGAGTGAGCATCGGAGACGAAAGGATCTTGGGTCAGGCGGCGGATTGTTTCTTGAATGACTCGCTGAGCGTTCCCAGCATTTTTGCTCAGGTTAGCAATAACCATCTCAACCGTCACGCTATCATGATCCGGATACCAGCAGTCATAGTCTGTTACCAGTGCCAGAGTCGCATAGGCAATTTCTGCCTCCCTTGCGAGTTTTGCTTCCGGCAAATTGGTCATGCCAATGATCGTCGCGCCCCAACTGCGGTACAGATGGGATTCTGCCTTCGTTGAAAAAGCTGGACCTTCCATGCAGACATAGGTACCACCTCGATGCAGCGTGACCTCAGGCAAATTCAAACTGTCGATCGCCTCTGCCAAAACATTTGTTAGTTTGGGACAAACCGGATCGCCAAAGGCAATATGTCCGACAATCCCCTCACCGAAGAAAGTCGAGATCCGATTTTTGGTGCGATCGATAAACTGATCAGGAATGACCATATCAAGCGGTTTGGCTTCTGCCTGCAAAGAACCCACGGCTGACGCAGAAATAAGATATTCCACCCCCAGGCTCTTCATTGCATAGACGTTCGCGCGGTACGGGAGTTCCGAAGGCATCAAAGTATGATTGCGCCCATGTCTTGCTAAAAATGCGACTCTTGTTCCATCCAG from Trichocoleus sp. includes these protein-coding regions:
- a CDS encoding alpha/beta hydrolase; protein product: MNGKQKGFCRRSSLVLGMTAMLLSLLAHQPATVAAGQVMWKYRIFQGSIRTEDLTALAETGEAPRRLNRLLGRTGQKPDQVRQILTEPISVNLVTLDRLLNSPVGDVILGQLSNYIHSPGRTADLPAMRSALIASAAQDNQISLIEVIQNYPTGAIVVEGDRLADAANTLKRLQGGITNILGDFQLF
- a CDS encoding Ig-like domain-containing protein, which gives rise to MTSRSFLIGLTTTGVLLSTPAIVQPALAQRVVSVTPASNSTNVSPSTSISGQFETANAATVDVSSVRISLNGQDITSQSTITPNFFTYRPTQPLTAGVNQVRVEYRNTNGEFRSIGWSFTVQQAQPIQITSVTTNAGQTPLATGATLNITFNGTPGGQASVLLIQDGRTIRELPATETTAGVYRATYTVQASDRVAEGIVLARLRRQTQATYAAAAQGVAFNSTPGGNPGGNPGGNPGGNPGTPGTIADLQPRFTNYQNGGRVGRQSFTLIGQTRPNANVQIRVVAGATVFGVPVGGETVVDQQVRADSSGRFQVNVPAPQIPVPGLRYRVQATATEGNQTSPQTEITLRE
- a CDS encoding S-methyl-5'-thioadenosine phosphorylase, with the protein product MEQVKIGIIGGSGLYKMEALKEVEEVRVETPFGAPSDALIVGTLDGTRVAFLARHGRNHTLMPSELPYRANVYAMKSLGVEYLISASAVGSLQAEAKPLDMVIPDQFIDRTKNRISTFFGEGIVGHIAFGDPVCPKLTNVLAEAIDSLNLPEVTLHRGGTYVCMEGPAFSTKAESHLYRSWGATIIGMTNLPEAKLAREAEIAYATLALVTDYDCWYPDHDSVTVEMVIANLSKNAGNAQRVIQETIRRLTQDPFVSDAHSALKYAIITPLDKVPPTTKDNLKLLLQKYL